The genomic interval GGTCTTCGGATCGAGCCCCATTCTAGCCCCTCCCATTTCGTGAATATCTAACCCAGGCGCCTGAGTAGCGTCATTTCTTTTTATGTTAATAAATCCGGCTTTTTCAAACATTTCCTCAAATTGATCAAGATAATCAGCTTTCATTTTAACATCATTCTCGTCGTAGTCGACTGAAATCCGTATCAGCGGCATTCCCCATTCGTCTTTCTCTGATTCGTCCAATTTAATGAATGATTCTTTTTTAGGAATGGTTTCGCCCATCATATGTGACCCAACGTTCCAAATGCCTAGTTTTGGGTTGTTTAGTGATTCTTTGAGGTTAATACCAATCCCCTCTTGATCTGTATATGTATTTCTACGCGCACTAAACCCAGCCGCATAACCGCGTAGAAAATCAGTCTCCTGTTTGTAAAGATTTCGGAAACGTGGGATATAACCACCCCCCGCTGGATTCCGGCCATCCGTTGAAAAATTCAAATCCCCTTCGTATTGCGCTGAAATCCGCGCACTATAATTGTGGAATGCAAAATAGCGTCCAAGCAGTTCGTTCTCATTCCCGAGGCCGTTTTCATGTACTTTTGATTTTGAATTTAAAAGCAGGGCAACAGAATTAACGGCAGATCCGTTAACAAATACAACTTTCGCAAAATACTCAGTAACTTCCTTTGTTTCTGCGTCAATCACGCGTACCCCTTTTGCTAAACCCGTATTTTCATCGACAATGATAGATTCTGCGATTGCGTTGTTAATTAAGGTAAGGTTGCCAGTCTTTTCCGCCCAAGGAATTGTTGATGAATTGCTGCTAAAATAACCACCAAACGGACAACCTCGTTGGCAAAGCACCCGGTTCATACACTTCGCGCGCCCTTGTTCAAGATGTATAGGTTGCGGTTCGGATAGGTGTGCGCACCTTGCCGATATAACCGTTCTATTGGAATAGTTATCATGTAGAAAACCTTTGAAGTACTCCTCAACTGTATTCAACGGATAAGCGGGTAAAAATTCACCATCTGGCAACTGAGGCAGGTTGTCTTTGTTTCCTGATATACCGGCAAACTTTTCTACATAGCTATACCAAGGAGCAATATCTTTATAACGAATTGGCCAGTCAACAGCGAATCCATCCCTCGCTGGTCCTTCAAAGTCAAAATCGCTCCAGCGCTGTGTCTGGCGTGCCCATAACAGTGATTTTCCTCCAGTCTGATAGCCGCGTATCCAGTCGAAAGGCTTTTCTTGTATATAAGGGTGCTCTTTGTCTTTTACGAAAAAATGCATTGCATCTTCTCTAAACGCATAACAACGACTAACAATGGGGTTTTCTTTTTTAATAGCGTAAGGGACTTCAAGATTGTGCTCAAATTCATAAGGCGCCATGTTCGTCGTTGGATAATCCTTCACGTGCTTAACATCTTTCCCACGTTCCAGAACCAAGGTTTTGAATCCCTTTTCTGTAAACTCTTTGGCTGCCCAGCCGCCGCTAATACCAGAACCTACAACAATAGCATCAAAGCTATTACCAGAATTATTATTTGCCATGTTATTTATGCTATTTTATAGAAAGCATTATATCGCCCCGGAACCAGTTCATAAGGAACTACCTCTGTCATATAATACTTGGAGTTGGTATAACCTCGGATTGTTAGTCTTTTGATGAGAGAATAAAACTTTTCGATCGTTTCTTTTTCTTCCATTTCCCGCTCTTCCGTTACTTCTAACTCACCTGTTTCGATTGTTTTTAGATATTCTGCACGCTGGGTCGGATTTGCTTTTTCAAAACTAATGTCATTCAGACGATTAAATTTTGACTCAAAGGCTACCAGCCCCTTCCCGAATAATTTTTGTTGTTCTTCATCACCACAGTCTTCGATCATTTTTTTTATAAAATTATGCAGTCCTAAAGTTTTACTACCCGGAGTCGTCGTTTCAGGAATGATCGTTTCTCCCAGTTCTGCCAGAACAATATCTGCCTGGCCCAGTGTTCCTTTACACGAAGGAAGATATGGCAGAAAGGCAACCCCGCCCGCCAAAATGATTGTATTTCTTAAAAAAGATTTTCTATCCAATGCCTTGTATTTTTTATTCTTTGTCCGATGAATAATTTATCCGCTTATAATTCTGGTACTTTTATTAAGAGTCAATTAAAAGTACAAAATTTATCATCGATTGCAAGTGAACTTTTGCATCTGACCCAAAAAGTTAACTTGTTTTACTTGGCCTCACTTCGATTTTACTTGGAAGCGTGCGGCTATTCATTTTAAGGAGATCAACCACAATTTCACCCATATCTTCTTTTTGTATTTTCCAATGGTCTTCATTATTTACCTCGTGATTATTGAAGGCAGTGGCTACCGAACCGGGCATTATCGTTGTCACTCGGACTCCGGCATTGCGCAAATCCAGCATAACAGCTTGCGTAAAGCCTGTTAAACCAAATTTACTTGCATTATAGGCAGATCCTCCTGCAAAAAAATTGGTTCCTGCAAGGCTGGATATGGTGATAAAATATCCCTGACTAGCTTTTAAGGCTTCTACAGATGCTTTTATACTGTAAAATGGACCCGTAAGGTTTGTGTCAATGGTCTCGTGCCACTGTTCAATGGTCAGTTCTTCAACTGGAGCAAAATGCCCAACACCCGCATTTGCTACGAAAACATCCAGTTTCCCCCACTTGTCCAATGTTTGCTGAACAGCGTCTTTCTGCTGTTCAAACGAACGGGTATCGGCTTTAAAGCCGATTATCTCGCCGGAACCAATCTCCTTCAATACCTCTACGGTTTTATCGACCCGCTCTTTGGAACGCGAGGTAATCGCTACCCGATAACCTTCTTTCAATAAACTTTCTGCAATTCCTAACCCGATACCTGAGCTTCCACCAGTAATGAACGCTACTTTGTTTTTATTTTGCTCTGTCATGTTTTTATTTTTTTAATATTATTCTTCGACTATAATTTTCCATCCACAACTTCCGTCGGCCCTACTTCATAGTAAGACGGAACTTCGGAAAAACGCATGATTACACTATTCGGATTAATCACAGCGCCTTCTCCAATCACAACTTCGGCCCCTACATAAACACCTGGATAAGTGGTTACAAAATCACCAACTACGGCGTCATGGTCAATCGTGACGTTAGCATTGATGATCACATGCTTCCCGATGCGCGCACCTGATTGAATAACCGCGCCGGCTAAGACAACAGTACCTTCCTCTATGATAGCGTCTGAAGCAACAACAGCGTCAGGATGTACCAAAATTGAATAACCGTGTTTCACCTTTTCGAAAAGAAGTTTTCTGACACGTGAATTTCCAATTCCCAACACAAGCAGCTTTCCAGGGGCGAATGAAGCATCGTACGGCCGTACTTCTATTCCTTTTATTTCACTAATCTGGTTTGAATCATCAAAAAAAGCGTAAACCTCCAGGTTCGTTTTTTCAATCAAGTCTTTTAGTACTTTCGCATGGCCCCCGGCGCCATATATCAGATAGTTATTTGTCGTCATTCAGCGAATTTAATTAAAATAATGATAAGACTGCTTACGTACTACTTATTCTACATTCTCCCTGTTATCGGTTTGCTCTTCGTTGCCTTCTTCGATTAATTCGTCAACTTTTTCCATTTCATCTTCTTCCAATTCTTTTACCTCATCTTCTTGCCTATCCGCTGATTGATTGTCAACATGAAACGTACATCCAATGGGAAAATGATCTGAACCAATAGATGGATAAATAAAGAGTTTATCGATTATAATATCCGGGCTGTGAAATAATAAATCTAATGGAACCCTAAAAAACCAATATTTAGCGTGAAATGTAGATAAGATACCACGACCGATCCGAGCGTCAATTAACTCACTCGTTTTCTTAAACAGAATAGAACTTTTCGCCCATGCTACATTGTTGAAGTCGCCGGTAACCACGACCGCTTTATCATTATATGATCGGATTTTTTTAGCAACGCATAGTAAATCACCATCCCTTTCTTTTGAATTCTCTTCTTCCGTAGGACTCGGCGGTGGCGGATGTACACCGAAAAACATAAATCGGTAGCCGTCTGCTGTCTCAAGTTCTGCTTCGATACTGGGAAGGTCATCAGCGACAAAATAATGAGTCGTAACGTTAATAACTTTCAATTTTGTATAGAAATGCATACCATAGGTATTCTCAAGAGCGACTTTCTCCTGGTAAGGGTACTCGTCTTCTAACACCTGCATGGAGCGCTCCCAATCGCTGTTACTCTCCATGGTCAAAACAATATCGGGTTTTTCGTTTTGTACAAGGTTGATCAGTTCGTCATGCTCTTTGTTAAATTGATAGACATTACAAGAGATAATCTTGATTTTGTCTGAAGCGAACTTGCTTTTCTCAATTTTTTGTGTGCGCCAAAACTTGGTATAGCGTATTAAAATATAGAGGTGATATATGATCAATCCGAATTGCAGCGATTGTATAACCCAAAAGAAGGCTGAGGGCTGAACAAATACAAATGCTAATGGGAATACAATGACCTGCAGGAATAGCAATTGTAGTTTAATGAATTCCGGCACACGAAACACCCAATGCTGATGTTGTATAAACGGCAAAAGGCTCAGCACAATTAAGAGTACCGAAAGAGTATTCATCAAGATATTCATAAGTTTAACTCAAATTCCTACTCGCAATATAGAAATTTTTTAGATGGTCGGGATAACTAGAATTTTTATCTCAGGTGTCTATTATTGATTTTATTTTTTATCTTGCATTTGCAACCTTAATTATGATAATCCTTAGATAGATATGCTCATAGATATCAATGCTTATGTGGGTCATTGGCCGTTTAAGCAGCTACAATATAATACTTGCGAATCACTTTTGACACGGATGAATAAGTTCGGGGTGAATGTTTCTGTAATTAGCAATTTGAATGGAATTTTTTATAAAAATTCCCAAGCTGCTAACAGAGAACTGCATGAAAAACTTCGATCTGACAAGCGTTTCTCTAAACGATTCATACCTTTTGCCGTTATCAATCCCATGTACGCCGGATGGAAAAATGATTTTCATGAAAGTATCCATAAATTTGGTATGAAAGGTTTGCGTCTTTATCCTCAATATCATGATTACGATATCTCCGACCCTGCTTTGGTAGAGCTCGTAAAAATGGCACGCGATGAAGGTATTCCTGTTGCTTTCACCATACGGATGGTCGACAGTCGACAGCGTTCATGGATGGATATCGATTATGTTGCAGGTAGTAGAAAACCCGAATGGAACTTGGCGAATATTACTCCGATCATCCAGCTCGTTCCCGACGCAAAATATATGATTCTCAATATTGCGAATGGACTGACTCTTCGAGAGGAAATGAGCAGTATCTTTAAAAAAGCGGACGTACTTATGGACACATCCGGTCGGTCTTTAAATGATTTCCATCGGATTTTGAATACCCATGGAAAAGAGCGATTTGCCTTTGGTACCCATGCGCCAATTCTCGACTATTTAACGGGTCGACTTAGAATTGATTCTTTAAGGGAAGTCGAGGCTGATGAATTAACTAAAAACATGATTCGAAGTGAAAATGCACAAAGATTTTTGGGGCTATAGAGAAGTGATTTTTATGGTGCTCACCTTATTTTCAATGACAGCCATTACTTATGCTCAAGATCAAGACAATTCAATACGAACCATTTATATCAAAGCTATTCCCGGTTTAAAGTACGATGTCGTTAAATTTAATGTTAAACCTGGGGAAAAAGTTAGGATTGTGCTGACGAACAAGGATGAAATGAGTCATAATTTATTGATAACAAAACCTGGTGCACGAGAGAAAGTTGTTGAAGCCGCATTGGCATTAGCGGAGAAAGGTCCTGCTATGAATTTTATTCCAAAACTGCCTGACGTGTTATGGTCGATTCCAGTAATATCTCCCGATGAATCTAAATCAGTCACTTTTACCGCTCCAAACAAACCGGGTACCTACCCTTATGTCTGTACCTACCCAGGACACGGTTATATGATGTTTGGAGAGATGCGTGTTATAGAAGAAAAGATCGTACAAGTGGTCGAAAAAAAGAAAGTTCCCGAGCGGGACACACTTGTTGATGTTCCTCCTCACCCCTATGAAATGAAAGCACCTTACTGGTATCGTGTATTCGTTGAAGGCGCTAGTCCTGCTGCAATCGCCGTACATTTGCCCGGTGAGATTTCCTATTGTTGGGATGCAGCGGTATGTAAGCTGAGATTCGCTTGGAAAGGTGATTTTATTGACAATTCAGATCTTTGGAAAGGACATTTTGATGCTTCTGCCAAAGTATTGGGCGATATCTTCTATCGGGACAATACTGAGTATCCACTTTTAATAGGTGAGAATGCAACTGTCCCAAAGGTTTCTTACAAAGGTTACCGTATAGTAGATCAGTATCCTGAATTTCATTATACGATTAATGACTTAGATGTGTATGAAAGAATTCATCCTAATGAGAATGGAACTGGATTTTCCCGGACGTTTAGAATACCTGACATTCGTGAGTCATTATGGTTTGTTGTGAACTTAGAAAACGAAGCCGTTTTTTATGAGGCGAGTGCAGGCGAGTGGTCTGGCAATCGATTATTATTATCGGCCGATGAAGCTAAAGAATTTACTGTAAAGATGACAAACTTTCATTTGCAATTTCAAAAAAAGAAGAACTGATGCGACTAAGAGGGTTAATATATACATTAATTTTTTTCTGCCAGTTTGTTTCAGTATATGCACAACAAGCATATCAGATAAAAAATATTAAAATACCAGAAAATCTCTCTGCACAAGTCGGTGGTATGGATTTTCTTCCTGATGGACGGTTAATCGCTTGTTTTATGCGAGGGGAAATTATGACTTTTGACCCCAAATCTGACAAGTGGCAACTTTTCGCAAAAGGCTTACAGGGACCCCTCGGTTTATTAGCAATTGATAATAACGAAGTCTTGGTTATGCAACTTCCTGAGCTTACGAGAATCAAAGACACTGATGGAGATGGAGTAGCTGATTTATATGAAAATGCAGCGGACGATTTTGGTATCTCCGGTAATTATCACGAGTTTAATTATGGACCGGTAAGAGATAGTGTCGGGAACATTTATTTTGCTTTGAACGCTGGCTCATCATCTGGCGGTGCTGGCAATATTCGCACGGTAGTTCGCGGTAAAGTGAACCCATTGGGCAGAGAGGGTAATGATGGGAGACGCCAAATGTTTTCTGTTGTTCCCTATCGTGGTTGGGTCATGAAACTTTCTCCCGATGGGGAAGCAACACCATTTGCCTCGGGCTTTAGATCCCCCAATGGCATGGGTGTTGATTTGAATGGAAATATTTTTGTGACCGATAATCAAAGCGATTGGGTGGAAACAAGCACCTTGTATCATCTAAAGGAAAATCACTTCTACGGTCATCCTGCAAGTCTTGTTTGGAAAAAGGAATGGGAAAATCGCGATCCGTTTAATGCCTCAATCAGTGAATTAGATAGTATGCGCACCAAGGCAGCGGTGCTGTTTCCTCAGGGAATCATGGCAAATTCACCTTCACAACCTTTAGTAGACGCTAGCGGCGGAAAGTTCGGTCCGTTTGCCGGTCAGCTCTTTGTAGGCGAAATGAATCGTGACCGAATAGTGCGTGTCATGCTTGAGGAGGTCGCTGGTGAACTCCAGGGTGCTTGTATCCCATTTATTGACGGTCAAGGACTGAACTTCGGGAATAACCGTTTGGCTTTTGATCACGAGGGTAACTTATGGGTCGGTCAAATTAAATTTGGGGGATGGGTAGGCCATTCGGGCATACAAAAGATCGAATACACGGGAAACATGCCAATGGAAATCTTAACAATGAGTCTGACTAAAGAGGGTTTCGATCTAACATTCACGCAATCCGTTAATGCTAAAGAAGCCTTAACGCCTGCTAATTACAAAGTACATCATTATAAATATGAATATAAAAAGAAAGCCATTGATGAAGGGATTGATGTTTCTACACAGGTCGATTTGAAGGAAGTTGACATAGAAGATATTCAACTGTCGGAAGACAGAAAAAAGGTTTCGTTGAAATTGGCAGATCTTAAGCCGGGTTATGTATATGAATTGAAACTGGAAAACATCAGAAACTCAGCGGATGTGCCGTTGGCAAATACGCTGATATGCTATACGTTAAATAATTTACTAGACTCATCGGCGGAGATTATTAAGAAGCAAGACAAAACGAATTAAAAAATGAGCAAAATAAATCGGAAAGAATTTTTCAAGCAGGGCACCATAACTTCACTTGGTTTATTGGCAAGCAATGCTGTGATAGGTGGCACGAACACTTCTGGGGAGAACACGACGAAAATGGACATCGAAACCTATGATCTTATGGAAGAGGTTTTAAAATATCGGAAGATTGACGGGTATGCTACTTCCAATTTTTCAGAGGAGAATTTAGCTTCACAATTGGATTATGCCAACCGGTTGGGGATTGAGAAACTTTTTATTGCCATGCCTATGCTAAGTCGTAAGGAAACTCCAGAAGAATTTAAAAGCTCTAATGACTTGGCTATAAAGGCAATGAAGAAGTTCCCTGAACGTTTAGTTGGACAACTTAGCATGAATCCTCTTTATAAACAGGCGGCGATGGATGAAATTGATCGTTGTGTAGACCAGGGTTTGCGAGGAACCCGACTTTACAACCAGGTTAAGATTAACGATCCGGTATACTATCCATTTATAGAAAAGTTTATCGATTTAAAGATGATCATTTTTATGCATGGAGAGGTTCAGTTAGGTGTTGGAGGGTATAGGATGAAATATGATGCCAACAAAGCATTGACGACATCAACTCCAGATGACTTTGTTGATGTGGCAAAACGTTACCCGGAGGCAAAATTCCAGTTTGCTCATTTAGGAGGCGGCGGAGATTGGGAGTATATGTGTAAAGCTTTTCAAGATTATCCGAATATCTATGTCGATACGGGTGGGAGCAATAATGATGAATACATGATAGATTTTGCTTTTGAATGTTTAGGAGAAGATCGGGTCTTCTACGGTTCCGACAGCTCTTATTTCCAAAGTATAGGTCGCGTATTCGCTTCTAACCTAAGCGATGCTCAAAAAAGAAAGTTATTTTATGAAAATTATCATAAACTGTTAACTGACTATTAATATCACGCTTGTTGCTTTACCTGAAGTTTCGTCCTTTGTAAAATGTATTCGAAGGGATTTCTTCATTCTCTATTTTCGGGTTCAGGCTTGCTATAGCTTGTTTTTGCATCAATTTACTCATCAACCTTGTTAAGTCAAAACACTTTTTCACAATCACATGGACGACTTTTCCTTCTCGTTGTACTTTTCCTTCTACCATTAATAGTTTGGCATTTAAAATCTCTTTCCGATAGGTTTTAAATAATTTTTCAAAAACAACCAGATTTGCAGATCCTGTTTCATCTTCAATGGTGATAAAACATATACCAGCAGCCGTTGCCGGTCTTTGTCTGACAAGAACCAAGCCTGCAACCTTTACAAACTCCCCGTCTAACACATCTTCATTAATAGCAAGTGTTGATAATACTCGCAACATTTCTAATTGAGGGCGGACAAAACTCACCGGATGTGCTTTTAAAGAAAGTCCAATTGAAGCATAATCGTGCAGCACGTGTTCACCCGGAGTCATCAAAGGTAACTCAACTTGTGCCTCTGATGCACTTTCAGAAGGTTGTCCTTTAAAGAGCGCCTTTGGCATATCTTGCAAGGCTGCAATTTCCCAAAAAGCTTGCCTTCTATCCATACCTAACGAACGGAATGCATCAGCATCAGCTAACTTTTCTAAAGCAGCAATGCTTAATCCTATATTCCTTAAAGAATCAATAGTCTTATATTTTTTTCCCCGAGATGCTATCAATACATCCAACTCTGTTTTTTGTAAGCCTTTGATTTGTCGGAACCCTAAACGAATAGCATAATGCTCTCCTATTTTTTCTTCCAGACGATTGTTCCATATTGAATAATTGATATCTGGAGGTCGGACCTCTACACCGTGTTTCTGAGCATCGATAACGATTTGTGCAGGTTGATAAAAGCCCATTGGCATACTGTTGAGCAGAGCTGTTGCAAAAACATCGGGGTATATACATTTCAACCAGCTTGACACATATACCAACAAAGCAAAGCTCGCGGCGTGGCTTTCGGGAAAACCATAACTGCCAAAACCCTCTAGTTGTTTAAATATACGTTCAGCAAATTCCTGAGTATAGCCTTTTGCTATCATACCCTGAATTAGTTTTTCCTTATACCGGTTTACTTGGCCGTTTGATTTAAAAGTTGCCATGCTTCTGCGAAGGCCATCAGCATCATGTGCTGAAAATCCGGCAGCAACAATAGCGATTTTCATGGCCTGTTCCTGAAAGAGAGGAACACCTTTGGTTCTTTTTAATATAGGTTCTAATTCAGGCATAGGATAGTCTTCCTCTTCTTCTCCATTGCGTCTACGTAGATAAGGATGAACCATATCTCCTTGTATGGGACCCGGACGAACAATAGCTACTTCAATCACCAGATCATAAAATTCTTTCGGCTTTAAACGAGGCAACATAGACATTTGAGCGCGACTTTCAATTTGAAAAACACCCAATGTGTCTGCCTGGCTAATCATCTGATAAACTTCTGGTACATCCTGAGGTATGTCAGCTAAAGACCATTCTTTGTTGTAATGATCTCTGCATAAATCAAATGCTTTTCTGATACAGGTCAACATACCCAAGGCCAGTACGTCGACTTTCAGAAAACCTAATTCTTCTATATCATCTTTATTCCATTCTATATTCGTACGTCCGTCCATCCGGGCGTTCAAAATCGGACAAAGGTCAGTCAGCTTTCCCTGCGTTACCACAAAGCCTCCTGTATGCTGACCTAATTGGCGAGGAAACCCAATCATCTGAGTCGTCAGGTTTAATGTCTTTTGCAGATGTGGGTTATTGGGGTCAAGCCCTTGCTCCTTTATCATTTTATCGTCAAACCAATCATCGCTATACCGCCATATAGAACTGGACAGACGATTAATGGTATCAACCGATAATCCCATAGCTCTACCAACGTCCCTTATGGCACCTTTTTGATGAACTTGTGTAACAGTAGCTACAATCGCTGCCCGATCACGACCATATTTATCATAGATATATTGAATGATCTCCTCCCTGCGCTCATGTTCAAAATCAACATCAATATCAGGAGGTTCATCTCTTTCAGAAGATATAAATCGCTCGAACAAGAGTTCAAACTTATTGGGGTTTACTGAGGTGATCCCCAAACAAAAACAAACAGCTGAATTAGCAGCAGAGCCCCTCCCCTGACATAATATTCCACGATTTCTCGCTTCACGTACAACGTCTTCCACAAATAGAAAATAATTAGCATAATCTTTCTCTTTAATGAAACTCATCTCATGATGTATCATGCCGACTACCTTTTCTGGAATTTCCTCACCATAATGTCTGTGAGCACCTTCCCATGTCAAATGTTCTAGTTCTTCGAGTGGTGTCCTTCCACATTGATTAATCTCTACAGGATAAACATATTGCAGTTCGCTAAGCGAAAACGTACATGCTTCAGATATTTCCAGTGCATTCTGGATAGCATCAGGGTGTTCTCTAAACAAACGGTATATTTCGTTGATGGGTTTTAGGAAGCGTTCCGCATTTTGATGCAAACGAAAACCTGCTTCGTAAATCGTACATTTTTCTCGAATGCAAGTAAGCACATCTTGCAGTTCCCGACGTCCAGGATCATGGTAATGGACATCATTCGTAGCCACCATCGGCAAATCATATTGTTCACATAATTGCTGGGTACGGAAAATAAGTTTATCATCATGCCCCATATAGCTACGGGTAGCAGAGATATACACTTGCTTACCCAGAGCCTCTTTATATTCTGCAATACTTTGAATAAAGGAATCTTCAAAAGAATAATAACGGTTAAGGTGACCTGGGTTTACTGCAATGAAAATTATACCTTTTGAATGTTCATATACATCGTTCTTGAATAAATGACATTGACCTTTTTCTGCTCGTAGATTACCCAAGGATAGCAATGCAGACAATCTACCATACGCCTCTTTATCTGTCGGATAGGCTAACAAACTGGGGCCGTCCAGTAAATCCAAACGACAAGCAGGTATGATTTTGATATTTCTTTCCTTAGTGGCGGAATGAGCTCTGACAATACCAGCCATAGAATTCCGATCCGTAATCGCTATTTTTTTATACCCATACTCCGCTGCCTGTTCCACAAGTTCATGAGGGTGGGATGCTCCTCGTAAAAAGCTGAAATTTGAAGTAACCTGCAATTCACTATAATCCATCTTTGTTTACCTTTTATGCAAAAAAACCATGAAGAAACCATTTTATTCCTTCTTCGCTCTCATAATGTCCAGAACGGAATAACCAATAACGTTGGCCTGCTTCGTCTTCTACGCGATAATAATCTCTATGCTGCCCATTTTCAAGCCACCATTCCTGTTCAATACGTTCTGGTCCGTCCGCCTTGACGATGGTATGCCGAAAATCTCTATAAATAAAAAACTTGGGTGGAGCATCAGGTATGATTGACATTACTTCTACCGGTTCGGGCTTTTTAAGTAATTCGGTTGGTCGGGGTTGGTCCGTTCGCCATTCGGAACTTGGTTTTTCATAAATAGTCATCGAGTTCTTATAGGATCGTTCAGGCCAAAAATGCTCTGCGGGCAGATAGCGTTGTATGGTTCTAGCTCCCACTTTTCCTGCAATGCGATCAAGTAAGCGGATGACATTTTGATCTTTCAACCCATTATTTCCTTTCCACAAAGCCTCCTGTTCGGGTATTACACTATTGACCTTAACAGCATCAAGTACAAATAGTTCAATTCCTAATCCAGGACGTATCTGTTCGATTTTAAGCTCAAAAAGTTTAAATAAGTGGTTCGGATCATTGCTAGCTACATTGGTTCCAATCTTTATTTTGACAAGTTTACTGTCAACCCGGTGACAAGTTAAAAGCCCGGTCCGCAGCCCTTTTCCTTCTTTTTGTAGATTCATACAAAGCTTAACAAGCAACTTCTCTAAAGCGATCTCTATTCCATGACGAGTCTTAATTGGTTCTAAACAAGATAGTCTTTCCTGAAACAGACTAGGTTCGTCAATAAGCTTAAATGTTTCAGGGCATGTACCGAGAGCTTGTCCTAATCGGCTTAAAAACTCCTCTCCAAAACGTCTACGGAGGACTGACCGTGGCATATT from Pedobacter indicus carries:
- a CDS encoding GMC oxidoreductase; the encoded protein is MANNNSGNSFDAIVVGSGISGGWAAKEFTEKGFKTLVLERGKDVKHVKDYPTTNMAPYEFEHNLEVPYAIKKENPIVSRCYAFREDAMHFFVKDKEHPYIQEKPFDWIRGYQTGGKSLLWARQTQRWSDFDFEGPARDGFAVDWPIRYKDIAPWYSYVEKFAGISGNKDNLPQLPDGEFLPAYPLNTVEEYFKGFLHDNYSNRTVISARCAHLSEPQPIHLEQGRAKCMNRVLCQRGCPFGGYFSSNSSTIPWAEKTGNLTLINNAIAESIIVDENTGLAKGVRVIDAETKEVTEYFAKVVFVNGSAVNSVALLLNSKSKVHENGLGNENELLGRYFAFHNYSARISAQYEGDLNFSTDGRNPAGGGYIPRFRNLYKQETDFLRGYAAGFSARRNTYTDQEGIGINLKESLNNPKLGIWNVGSHMMGETIPKKESFIKLDESEKDEWGMPLIRISVDYDENDVKMKADYLDQFEEMFEKAGFINIKRNDATQAPGLDIHEMGGARMGLDPKTSVLNAFNQVHACKNVFLTDGACMTSTSTQNPSLTYMALTARAVDHAISELKKGNI
- a CDS encoding gluconate 2-dehydrogenase subunit 3 family protein: MDRKSFLRNTIILAGGVAFLPYLPSCKGTLGQADIVLAELGETIIPETTTPGSKTLGLHNFIKKMIEDCGDEEQQKLFGKGLVAFESKFNRLNDISFEKANPTQRAEYLKTIETGELEVTEEREMEEKETIEKFYSLIKRLTIRGYTNSKYYMTEVVPYELVPGRYNAFYKIA
- a CDS encoding SDR family oxidoreductase; protein product: MTEQNKNKVAFITGGSSGIGLGIAESLLKEGYRVAITSRSKERVDKTVEVLKEIGSGEIIGFKADTRSFEQQKDAVQQTLDKWGKLDVFVANAGVGHFAPVEELTIEQWHETIDTNLTGPFYSIKASVEALKASQGYFITISSLAGTNFFAGGSAYNASKFGLTGFTQAVMLDLRNAGVRVTTIMPGSVATAFNNHEVNNEDHWKIQKEDMGEIVVDLLKMNSRTLPSKIEVRPSKTS
- a CDS encoding PglD-related sugar-binding protein is translated as MTTNNYLIYGAGGHAKVLKDLIEKTNLEVYAFFDDSNQISEIKGIEVRPYDASFAPGKLLVLGIGNSRVRKLLFEKVKHGYSILVHPDAVVASDAIIEEGTVVLAGAVIQSGARIGKHVIINANVTIDHDAVVGDFVTTYPGVYVGAEVVIGEGAVINPNSVIMRFSEVPSYYEVGPTEVVDGKL
- a CDS encoding endonuclease/exonuclease/phosphatase family protein, with translation MNILMNTLSVLLIVLSLLPFIQHQHWVFRVPEFIKLQLLFLQVIVFPLAFVFVQPSAFFWVIQSLQFGLIIYHLYILIRYTKFWRTQKIEKSKFASDKIKIISCNVYQFNKEHDELINLVQNEKPDIVLTMESNSDWERSMQVLEDEYPYQEKVALENTYGMHFYTKLKVINVTTHYFVADDLPSIEAELETADGYRFMFFGVHPPPPSPTEEENSKERDGDLLCVAKKIRSYNDKAVVVTGDFNNVAWAKSSILFKKTSELIDARIGRGILSTFHAKYWFFRVPLDLLFHSPDIIIDKLFIYPSIGSDHFPIGCTFHVDNQSADRQEDEVKELEEDEMEKVDELIEEGNEEQTDNRENVE
- a CDS encoding amidohydrolase family protein, which codes for MLIDINAYVGHWPFKQLQYNTCESLLTRMNKFGVNVSVISNLNGIFYKNSQAANRELHEKLRSDKRFSKRFIPFAVINPMYAGWKNDFHESIHKFGMKGLRLYPQYHDYDISDPALVELVKMARDEGIPVAFTIRMVDSRQRSWMDIDYVAGSRKPEWNLANITPIIQLVPDAKYMILNIANGLTLREEMSSIFKKADVLMDTSGRSLNDFHRILNTHGKERFAFGTHAPILDYLTGRLRIDSLREVEADELTKNMIRSENAQRFLGL
- a CDS encoding plastocyanin/azurin family copper-binding protein, with product MHKDFWGYREVIFMVLTLFSMTAITYAQDQDNSIRTIYIKAIPGLKYDVVKFNVKPGEKVRIVLTNKDEMSHNLLITKPGAREKVVEAALALAEKGPAMNFIPKLPDVLWSIPVISPDESKSVTFTAPNKPGTYPYVCTYPGHGYMMFGEMRVIEEKIVQVVEKKKVPERDTLVDVPPHPYEMKAPYWYRVFVEGASPAAIAVHLPGEISYCWDAAVCKLRFAWKGDFIDNSDLWKGHFDASAKVLGDIFYRDNTEYPLLIGENATVPKVSYKGYRIVDQYPEFHYTINDLDVYERIHPNENGTGFSRTFRIPDIRESLWFVVNLENEAVFYEASAGEWSGNRLLLSADEAKEFTVKMTNFHLQFQKKKN